Sequence from the Atribacterota bacterium genome:
CAGGAACAACCAGTGGTGGTACTAATTATGAACTTTCAGCAATTGGTGGTTGTGTAATGGGTGGTACAAGTTTAATGGGAGGTATTGGGACAGTCTTCGGTGCCGTAATTGGTACTCTTATTATGACCAGTCTTGAAAATGGAATGAGTGTCATGAATATGAGTGTTTTCTGGCAGTATATCGTTAAGGGATCAATATTGGTTCTTGCTGTTTATCTGGATGTAACATCAAGGAAAAATAAGGCTTAAAATAGAAATAATATTGGTGTTGTAATAATAGATCAAGAAAGGGAATAATGCAAATTATGAACAAAAGTAAAACCAACCTTGGAAATTCAATAACAATGAAGAAATGGAATCTTAGTAGAATTTTTAAAACTATTTACCAACAGGGTCCTATTTCCAGAATAAAGTTAACTGAAATTACAGGATGCAGTCCTGGAACAGTTTCTAACCATGTTAAAACTTTGATTAAGAAAGGGTTTGTAGTTGAAACAAATAAGGGGATTTCTTCCGGAGGTAGAAAACCAGTAAAGTTAATAATTAACCCTAACAAAGCTTACATCTTCAGTATTGAAATCGAGGTTAATCGAATAAAAATTGTAATGTTTGATTTAAAAGTAAAACCCGTGGAAATGATCATTATTCCTATCAAGCACAAAGGTGATTATTTGAGAACTTTTGAGCATGTATTTTATGAAATGGATAACATGATTAAAAGAAAAAATCTGCGATTAGAGGATTTTTTAGGAATTGGCGTAGCGGTACCAGGGTTAATTGATAAAATAAAAGGTGTATTAGAATTTGCACCTAACCTGGGATGGAAAGATGTAAGCATTTCAAAGATATTCAAAGAGAAATATGACTTGCCTGTAATTCTAAATAATGAAGCAAAGGCTGCAGCCATTGGAGAAAGAGGGTCGTATTATCCTCAGGTTAATAATATGGTATTTGTTTCGATAAACGAAGGCATAGGTTGTGGTCTTTATATAAATGGATCATTATACAGGGGAGCTAGTGGGAATGCAGGAGAGTTTGGTCATATTACTATTAATACAAATGGTACTAAATGTCATTGTGGTAATCGTGGTTGCTGGGAGATTTATGCCTCAGAAAATTATATTGTAAACAGATATTTAGAATTATCTGTCAATAAGAAAAAATTATCAAAAGAAGAAATATATATATTAGGGAAAAACGATGATAAAACCGCACTTAAGATATTTCAGGAAATAGGAAGAAATATTGGAGTTGGATTAGTAAATATTATAAATGGCCTTAGTCCCGAGTTACTGGTGATAGGTGGAGGTATTGTAGAAATAAAAGATTATATTTATGAAGAGATTATTAAAAAACTCGAAGAAAGTTGCTTATCTGTTTCTTGTAAAAAGACAGATATTAAATTCAGTAAATTGGGTAACATGGCTGCGGTTTATGGTATGGCAGATTTAATAATTAATAAAAGAATAAAATTTATTTAGTACCTTAATAGATATGTGGCATTTTTAATTAAAAAATAATTTTTTAAGTAAAAATATATAGATTTATTAAAGGAGTGAAAGGAGTATATATAAAATGAAAAATAGCAAATCAATGCATAGTATTTGCCGTTGGACTTTTAATGCCGGGCAGGGTGGCTTTGTTCCTGATGATATAAGGCCAAAATGGAGTGAAAAAAATTTAAATACTGTTGACACCATTAAAATAATTAAAGATAGAATTGCTCCAAGATTACCGGAAAATGTAGAGTTAGGGTTTGAAATGCATTATGATAATGAGTATGATGAAGATACTGCTCAAGAAATAGCTGATGCACTTGTAGATTCCAAAGTATATCTATCTATGGTAACTCCGGGAGCTCATAAACATTATGCTTATGGAGGGATAGCTTCTTTGGATCCGGCAGA
This genomic interval carries:
- a CDS encoding ROK family transcriptional regulator yields the protein MNKSKTNLGNSITMKKWNLSRIFKTIYQQGPISRIKLTEITGCSPGTVSNHVKTLIKKGFVVETNKGISSGGRKPVKLIINPNKAYIFSIEIEVNRIKIVMFDLKVKPVEMIIIPIKHKGDYLRTFEHVFYEMDNMIKRKNLRLEDFLGIGVAVPGLIDKIKGVLEFAPNLGWKDVSISKIFKEKYDLPVILNNEAKAAAIGERGSYYPQVNNMVFVSINEGIGCGLYINGSLYRGASGNAGEFGHITINTNGTKCHCGNRGCWEIYASENYIVNRYLELSVNKKKLSKEEIYILGKNDDKTALKIFQEIGRNIGVGLVNIINGLSPELLVIGGGIVEIKDYIYEEIIKKLEESCLSVSCKKTDIKFSKLGNMAAVYGMADLIINKRIKFI